AGCAATCATAGACAGATATTGTGCTCCCGGGCGAATTCTTCTATTGTCCGGGCACGCCCATTCTGGTGCTCCTTAATGGCGTGTTCAGCCAGGATGTCAAAAGGGCTTACCGCAGGCGCAAGGCGCACCTGTTTTTCTTCCGGCTCATATTTGAGGAAAACAGCGTCCCCTGTTTCAAGCCC
Above is a genomic segment from Bacillota bacterium containing:
- a CDS encoding AbrB family transcriptional regulator, which codes for GLETGDAVFLKYEPEEKQVRLAPAVSPFDILAEHAIKEHQNGRARTIEEFAREHNICL